The sequence TTCATTACCGAATTTGATAAATCCGAAAACGGGTAAAATTCACACAACATATAATCAAACGGTGGTTTCGACGGGGAGACTATCGAGCAACGACCCCAACCTCCAAAATATTCCGATCCGTTCAGACCTCGGTAAAGAAATCAGAAAAGCGTTCATACCGTCGTCAGATGGCAACATAATATTGAGCGCGGATTACAGCCAGATAGAGCTGAGAATTATGGCCAGCATTTCGGGCGACGAAAATTTGATCGCCGCATTCGAACAGGGCGAGGACATCCACCGCCGCACTGCGGCAATGGTTTTCAAAGTGGCTCCGGAAGAAGTTACTGCAGATATGCGCCGCAAAGCCAAGGAAGTCAACTTCGGAATCCTTTACGGTTTAGGTCCCTTCGGACTAAAGAATCGATTGGGCATATCTCAGGCGCACGCGAAAGAAATTTTCGAGAATTATTTCAATTCTTTCAAGAAAGTTAAACAATTTATGGACGAATCGATCGAAAAAGCGCGACAAAAAGGTTACGCCGAAACTCTTACTGGCAGAAGAAGATACCTTAAAAACATCAACAGCAAAAACAGAACTATACGGCAATTCGAAGAAAGAGTGGCAATCAATATGCCGATTCAAGGAACTGCCGCCGATATGATCAAATTGGCAATGATTAAAATCTTCAAAGAACTGAACGATAGAAATTCGAAGACAAAGATGATATTACAGGTTCACGACGAGCTTGTTTTCGATATGCCCAAAAAAGAATTAACCGAGTTAAAACCGGTAATAAAAAATTTAATGGAAACCGCAATGCCCTTAAACGTGCCGATCGTAGTGGATATCGGCGCCGGTTCCAACTGGCTCGACGCGCATTAATCTTCGGTCAGCAATTTATAAAAAAGATAACCGAAATTAATTTGAAGCAGCCCGAAAGCCATTCCGCTGTAAATGTCGTACCGGTTTACTTTTTCGTACAGAGCGCTGTCGCCCGTGCTGACGTAATCGTCGTAAAGATTGTCCGCCCGGAGCTTGAAATAAGCGGCAATTCCGCCGAGCAGTACGGACGAAGCTATCAGCAATTTGAATTCTGTCGTTTCGGGAAATTCCTTTTTTAGCCTTTCAGACATTACATGAAAATTAACATTTATCTTATCTTTAACGCCATAGAATTGACGTTCGCCGCCCTTTCGGGAAACGGTAATAACGTCGTCTTCAAAGCAATAAATTCTTACGGGCGTATAACCGGCAAATTTATTGTTAATATTTACCAAGGCATCCTGAGGATTCGAATTAATTAATGCCGCGGCGGGCAATCTGTAATTAAACGCCCTCGCGGAATTTTCATCTACGTAAATGGTATCCGCAATCATAATTCCATTCCATATTATTGGAGATTCGAGTATCGATACGATATGCTTGCCCCCGGATAATTTAATCGATACGCTGCCGACGCCCGCCGGTTGATCGTCCACATAAATTGCCGCGTCGGGTTTTTCCGTAACAATTTTTACTTCATACAATTCCTGCTGCGCCTTCACGGTTACGGCAAAAAACAATATAATTAATATTCTTACAAACATTTCAACCGCCGCGTTTATAATTATATAGATAAATAATTCCCCTGTCGGAGCCGGCAATAATATAATCCCGATAATAAACCGGACTAAGTTTAGCCCGTCCTTCGTAAATTACTGTTTTACGAATCGCTCCGTTTGCTACGTCAATCAGGTACATTTTCTTGTTCAGGTCGGGCTGGAGTAAAATATTTTTGGTCATCAAAGGAGTTGCATTAATAAGACCGTCGATTTGAAGAGACCATTTTAATTTGCCGCTATTTTTGCATACGGCATAAATCATTCCTTTCAAATTGCCCGATATTACTAATGAATCGTTTTGCACGGGAAAGTTAACAATCTTAGCGCCCGTATTAATTTTCCAGAGAAGTTTTTTTTGAGGATAATTATATGCATATAAATTACCTGCTGCGTCGCCGAAATAGATAATATTATTATCTATTGCGGTTCCTGATGTAACGGAGGTATCGGCGCTAAAAGAATCGACAATTTTTTTTTGCTCGGCGGAAAAAATAATTAGTTTACCTTCGTTTGTTCCCCATGCAATAATTTTGCCGTCGGATGAAGGATGCGAATTTTGTTTCTGTTTTGTATCGAAAGACCATTCAACGTAACCGGCGGTATTAAAATTATAAACGGCGCCTTCATTGTCGACGGCGACAATTCTATTGTTTAAGATCAACAATTCGCTCTTTACCGAGCCGTTCAAATCGTACTTATTAATTTCCTTCCCGTCGAAGAAATCGAAAGTAACGAGAGTTGAATTCGGTTCGTTTCTTTTATTCACCACAAAATAAATTCTCCTGCCGATAAGCGCCGGAGCGATTGAAATTTCGCCGTCGTATTTTTTGTAGCCATAGGACTTTCCAGTTTCAACGTCGAATGCATATATCCGTCCCGAGAGATCGCCCGTAAAAATTAATCCGTTGCCCGCCGTTACCGAAGTGTTTGAATGGCTCCCTTTTAAATCGAATTGACGAACCAGTTCGAGAGAATCGCGGATCTCGATATCAGAGTAAAAATTTCTTTCGGGAACTCCCCCGAACATCGCGTATCCCGCTTCGGCAACGGGACGAAAATCGACCAATAGATTTACCGAGCACGAATGGAAAACAAAAACAGTCGCTATGATCAATAAAACTTTTTTCAAAAATCCCACCCGAAGAAGAATTGATAAAATAATTTATCCTGGAATCGCGAAAAATTGTTTTCGATTTTCTTGCCGATATCGTAACGGAGCGTAATGACGTTAAACAAATTGAGTCTGAAACCAAATCCGACGCTACCGAGAGTTTCTTTGTATTTAGAATCCCATGCGGCGCCTGAATCGAAGAACAGAGCGCCTCGTAAACCCGCGAAACCAAGACCGAAGAACGGAAATTTTATATAAATTCTGTCGATCAACGGAAAACGCAGCTCTACCGACGAGAGCCATAATTTTTCTCCTCTTATCGACCATCTCGGCCATCCTCTCAAATCCCAGCTTCCGCCTGCAAAAAATCGACGCGCTTCTTTGCCGTGATTTATGAAAATCGCTCCCCTTAAAGCAACCGCGCTGGTATAACCGATTCTGAAATATTTTCTGTAGTCCGCTATAACGGAATAATAATTCAAATTGCTGAATTTAATGTCGCTGATATAACCGAGCATTATTCTGAATCTCGATCCGTCAATCGGGCCGGTCGACGCCCATAATGCATTGTCGTGCACAAACGAAAGAGTATTCGACATCAGCAGCGCTTTTCTTGCCATAAATTCCCCGAAGAGTTCTTTATCGGAATTGGCAAGACTAACGCTGGCTTCGAGTCGTTGAAATACGGAGAACGGGTAATGAATTTCGGCGAAACCGCCGTAAACTCTTTCGTAAAAAAATTCTTCAGACTCGCGAATGTCGTATCGTCTGCCGGCAAAATGGAAAATTCCGTAACCGTAATTTGATCTTTTTTGCAGGTTGATTCTGCTGAGAGCAATATTGAAATTGTCTAAAATTTCACTCTGTAATTCGGCGCTGTTATAAAAATAAAAGATATAACGGTCGTCTCCCAAAAGGTCGCTTATGGCAAAGAGCGCGCCTCCTCTCGAGCCGTATATCGGATCGGTGGATAACTGTCCCACGGCATAATCGAGCGTATATTCCCTGTCGTATTTCAATCGGTCGACGCCTTTCAATGAGGAAATGCCATCGGTTTTCCATGCAGGTTTGATTTTCGTATAATCGGAAGCAATTCGGTCATAAATTCCTGATGCGGATATATTTAGTTCATAAAATTGAAAAGAGAGCTTCTCAAACGAAGATGTAACGAGCGTAGTATCGTCCACAAAATCAAAGCTGTAAACGCTCGTTACAAATTTTGTCAACTGTTCGATTTCGTCTTTCTTTACGCCATAATTATTTAATCGCCAGATGTTATACACTCCGTCGTAATCACAATTAAAATAGAGCGTTTTATAGTCGGGAGAAAAACGAGGGAATCTGATATTTGCGTTTATGTTGGTTATATACGATACTGCATAAGAACTTAAATCGAGTTCGAACAAGTTGAATTTTTGTGCGTACTCGCCGGATGTCCTGTCTGAACAGAAAATGACTTTCTTCCCTTCTTTGTCGAACACTGGATCGGCGTCGGCATAGTAATCGTTCGTAAGGCGCAATAAAGTGTCTTTCTCGAGATCATACATATAAATATCGACATAGGCCTTTGTGTCGGTAGCGGAGAACAAAAGCCTCTTCCCGTCGTTGGAAAATTTCGGCGACCTGATAGATATCAAATTCTCGAATCCCAAGGTTTTTATTTTATTATTACCGATTACCGAATAAAGATGAATCACGTCCCTTTCTTTCGATTTGGTAATAAATGCCAGAAGACCGTCCTCCGAGAGGTCGAGCGTATTGTCGAGAAGATGAAAGCTTTCGTACTCGGGCTCTTTTTCGCCTTCTATTATTACTTCCGGTTGCGTATGGTCAACGTTATCGTAATCGAGTTTAAATACGGAGGAATAACCGTTGTGATTACCGATAAAATAGATTTCCTTTTCGCCGTCCTTATTAAAAATTCTCGGATTAAAATTCAGCCCGGCGTCGGTTAATTTACGGGCGCCGATAAAATGAGGTAAGTAACTCTCGTATAACGGATAATACTTTTTCTTGAGATAATATTCCCATCTTTCGCCGATATCTTTAATTTTT comes from Melioribacter roseus P3M-2 and encodes:
- a CDS encoding outer membrane protein assembly factor BamB family protein — protein: MKKVLLIIATVFVFHSCSVNLLVDFRPVAEAGYAMFGGVPERNFYSDIEIRDSLELVRQFDLKGSHSNTSVTAGNGLIFTGDLSGRIYAFDVETGKSYGYKKYDGEISIAPALIGRRIYFVVNKRNEPNSTLVTFDFFDGKEINKYDLNGSVKSELLILNNRIVAVDNEGAVYNFNTAGYVEWSFDTKQKQNSHPSSDGKIIAWGTNEGKLIIFSAEQKKIVDSFSADTSVTSGTAIDNNIIYFGDAAGNLYAYNYPQKKLLWKINTGAKIVNFPVQNDSLVISGNLKGMIYAVCKNSGKLKWSLQIDGLINATPLMTKNILLQPDLNKKMYLIDVANGAIRKTVIYEGRAKLSPVYYRDYIIAGSDRGIIYLYNYKRGG
- a CDS encoding BamA/TamA family outer membrane protein, whose protein sequence is MLLFLMPHLISAQFYFFGRNKVQYESFKWKLIKTEHFNIYYYDNFERIAEIGARFAEESFEELKVKFNHYVTSKIPLIFYNSHIHFQQTNTIPNFIPEGVGGFFEFLKGRVVIPYPGSLKDFRHVIKHELVHVFMTNKIFNLLRDHRIETGRMPPLWFVEGLAEYWSYEWDAQGEMIMRDFLLNNMFIPLEDLSGAGGYIIYKEGQSFLEFIAAEFGEDKILFIIENMWRFNSFNDNLEYSLGLKIKDIGERWEYYLKKKYYPLYESYLPHFIGARKLTDAGLNFNPRIFNKDGEKEIYFIGNHNGYSSVFKLDYDNVDHTQPEVIIEGEKEPEYESFHLLDNTLDLSEDGLLAFITKSKERDVIHLYSVIGNNKIKTLGFENLISIRSPKFSNDGKRLLFSATDTKAYVDIYMYDLEKDTLLRLTNDYYADADPVFDKEGKKVIFCSDRTSGEYAQKFNLFELDLSSYAVSYITNINANIRFPRFSPDYKTLYFNCDYDGVYNIWRLNNYGVKKDEIEQLTKFVTSVYSFDFVDDTTLVTSSFEKLSFQFYELNISASGIYDRIASDYTKIKPAWKTDGISSLKGVDRLKYDREYTLDYAVGQLSTDPIYGSRGGALFAISDLLGDDRYIFYFYNSAELQSEILDNFNIALSRINLQKRSNYGYGIFHFAGRRYDIRESEEFFYERVYGGFAEIHYPFSVFQRLEASVSLANSDKELFGEFMARKALLMSNTLSFVHDNALWASTGPIDGSRFRIMLGYISDIKFSNLNYYSVIADYRKYFRIGYTSAVALRGAIFINHGKEARRFFAGGSWDLRGWPRWSIRGEKLWLSSVELRFPLIDRIYIKFPFFGLGFAGLRGALFFDSGAAWDSKYKETLGSVGFGFRLNLFNVITLRYDIGKKIENNFSRFQDKLFYQFFFGWDF